A genomic region of Aeropyrum pernix K1 contains the following coding sequences:
- a CDS encoding thioredoxin domain-containing protein, with protein MTGGPECSRPNRLAEAGSRYLRQHSCDPVDWMPWGAEAFEKARRLDKPVFVSVGYSSCHWCHVMQRESFSDPMVAEVLNRAFVMVKVDREERPDVDTLLMRYCAIASGSCGWPLNVLLTPDGKPFYVATYLPKESLVALAVSLERVWRERRAEVLEVAERAGGLLEQHRLAFTPGRIPRPGEILGKAVSSLEKVYDTAYGGFGRGMKFPMHHALLLLARASMAGDRRALNMLTGTLDHMLFSGVHDLVEGGLHRYSVTRDWRLPHYEKMLYDQAWIIQVLAEAYAASGDRLYLDFAVSTLEFAMSWLWTGRGFASSVDADTGEGEGAYYTFTLEEAEAEGGLPPEAIGLFNLSREGNVFEEATGARTGRNILHVGGRLDRAAEMLGLSPDRAWEVLEESRRILLRIRSRREKPGVDDKVLTDWNGMMLHALAHLYWVSRDPEVLGVAKSLKALVKDRMNGDGISHVCYSGGECVEGMLPDYAYTAAALASLYTVSGDTEALGAAKSLAKGMIDLLWSPGGGYFRLSPPGPHTPEVPAEAEDTAYPGAYATAIHALLLIHRATGWMKAREVAMKSLKRLASRLEQEPAAHATLALATLNLAPLAVEVAAPGVAEDFRVKVLESVYNPYMVIHTYMKPEDLRGLVEYAASMTTMGGSPAFYICHGGVCKEPLRDEDRALEEVMRLSKKAG; from the coding sequence TTGACCGGAGGCCCGGAGTGTAGTAGGCCCAATAGGCTCGCGGAAGCTGGGAGCAGGTATCTCAGGCAGCACTCCTGCGACCCCGTCGACTGGATGCCTTGGGGTGCCGAGGCTTTCGAGAAGGCTAGAAGGCTAGACAAGCCCGTGTTCGTTAGCGTAGGCTATAGCTCCTGTCATTGGTGTCATGTGATGCAGAGGGAGAGCTTCTCCGACCCTATGGTGGCTGAGGTCCTCAACAGGGCTTTCGTGATGGTTAAGGTGGATCGTGAGGAGAGGCCTGACGTGGACACCCTGCTCATGAGGTACTGCGCCATAGCAAGCGGCAGCTGCGGATGGCCCCTCAACGTCCTCTTAACACCTGATGGTAAGCCGTTTTACGTCGCCACCTACCTCCCCAAGGAGAGTCTAGTGGCGCTCGCCGTTTCTCTCGAAAGAGTATGGAGGGAGAGGAGGGCCGAGGTCCTAGAGGTGGCGGAGAGGGCTGGCGGTTTGCTAGAGCAGCATAGGTTAGCCTTTACCCCGGGGAGGATTCCCCGGCCGGGAGAAATCCTGGGCAAGGCGGTTTCAAGCCTGGAGAAGGTTTACGACACCGCCTACGGGGGCTTCGGGAGAGGCATGAAGTTCCCTATGCACCACGCCCTACTCCTCCTAGCCAGGGCGTCCATGGCCGGGGACCGGAGGGCTCTTAACATGCTAACCGGTACTCTAGACCACATGCTCTTCAGCGGTGTCCATGATCTTGTTGAGGGCGGTCTCCACAGGTACAGCGTCACCAGGGACTGGAGGCTGCCCCACTACGAGAAGATGCTCTACGATCAAGCCTGGATCATCCAGGTCCTCGCCGAGGCCTATGCTGCCTCGGGAGACAGGCTCTACCTGGACTTCGCGGTGTCAACGCTGGAATTCGCCATGTCATGGCTCTGGACCGGTAGGGGGTTCGCGTCCAGCGTTGACGCTGACACCGGCGAGGGGGAGGGTGCATACTACACCTTCACACTGGAGGAGGCGGAGGCCGAGGGCGGCCTCCCCCCTGAGGCCATAGGCCTGTTCAACCTCTCGAGGGAGGGTAACGTTTTTGAAGAAGCCACAGGAGCCAGGACAGGGAGGAATATTCTCCACGTGGGCGGGAGGCTTGATAGGGCTGCAGAGATGCTTGGGCTTAGCCCGGATAGGGCTTGGGAGGTCCTCGAAGAATCGAGAAGAATCCTATTGAGAATCCGGAGCCGCAGGGAGAAGCCGGGTGTTGACGATAAGGTGCTGACAGATTGGAACGGGATGATGCTCCACGCCCTAGCCCACCTCTACTGGGTATCTAGAGACCCTGAGGTCCTCGGGGTGGCTAAGAGTCTCAAGGCGCTTGTAAAAGATAGGATGAACGGGGACGGAATAAGCCATGTATGCTACAGCGGCGGGGAGTGTGTGGAGGGCATGCTGCCCGACTATGCCTACACCGCCGCCGCCCTAGCATCCCTATACACCGTTTCCGGCGACACAGAGGCCCTCGGGGCAGCCAAAAGCCTCGCGAAGGGTATGATAGACCTCCTGTGGAGCCCCGGCGGAGGCTATTTCAGGCTAAGCCCTCCAGGCCCCCACACCCCTGAGGTCCCCGCTGAGGCGGAGGACACAGCATACCCGGGAGCCTACGCCACCGCAATACACGCTCTCCTCCTAATCCACAGGGCTACCGGCTGGATGAAGGCTAGAGAGGTGGCTATGAAGTCTCTGAAGAGGCTGGCTAGCAGGCTCGAGCAGGAGCCAGCTGCCCATGCAACGCTAGCCTTAGCCACCCTGAACCTAGCGCCCCTGGCAGTGGAGGTGGCAGCCCCAGGTGTAGCGGAGGATTTCAGAGTTAAGGTGCTGGAGAGTGTCTACAACCCCTACATGGTCATCCACACCTACATGAAGCCCGAGGACCTCAGGGGCCTAGTGGAATACGCCGCCTCAATGACCACCATGGGCGGCTCTCCAGCCTTCTACATTTGCCACGGCGGGGTGTGCAAGGAGCCGTTGAGGGACGAGGATAGAGCTTTGGAGGAGGTTATGAGGCTTTCGAAGAAGGCGGGATAG
- a CDS encoding DUF998 domain-containing protein, with amino-acid sequence MNRPFCILGPAAALVAWLVIGVSWAVNSDWFVFTEHAFSDLGGVKARMPWIYNYGLILVGLLVTLYSLCPYRAAVERLEAFGSGLLLTAGLFLALIGVYPAGTRPHVFVSTWFFLQMDMALVALSLGAYRACRNLANMAALALSLAAFPVYILIGITLGWPSAAVAEAYGIVVIDIVVIILTLDYLRRRV; translated from the coding sequence TTGAACCGCCCCTTCTGCATCTTAGGGCCTGCAGCGGCTCTTGTTGCCTGGCTCGTCATCGGGGTTTCCTGGGCCGTGAACTCTGACTGGTTTGTGTTCACGGAGCACGCGTTCAGCGATCTCGGAGGAGTTAAGGCGAGGATGCCTTGGATCTATAACTATGGCTTGATTCTGGTGGGCCTCTTGGTCACCCTCTACTCCCTCTGTCCGTACAGGGCTGCTGTGGAAAGGCTAGAGGCTTTCGGGTCGGGCCTCCTTCTAACCGCAGGCCTGTTCCTAGCATTGATAGGCGTGTATCCCGCGGGCACGAGGCCCCACGTCTTCGTCTCTACATGGTTCTTCCTCCAGATGGACATGGCTCTCGTGGCGCTCTCGCTGGGAGCCTATAGAGCCTGCCGCAACCTTGCGAATATGGCGGCTCTTGCACTATCTCTAGCCGCCTTCCCAGTCTACATCCTAATCGGCATCACGCTGGGGTGGCCGAGCGCCGCTGTTGCTGAGGCGTACGGGATAGTTGTGATCGACATCGTGGTTATCATACTAACGCTAGACTACCTCCGTAGGAGGGTATAG
- a CDS encoding DMT family transporter, whose translation MERVSFTRLSGVSGWEYLVLALAVANVSTASILVRLAGVHGFAAATWRLVLSTILTAAILVAAYAVKKHRKPVLPGGVDLLLVAASGVALALHFDLWMASLFHMSVAMSVTVVDSYPAVLAIVGFRLFKEKYTPLQLLGAVIAMVGVAGIAFYSSRGASAPPGGDPIKGFLLAFAGMLAVAAYFSIGKGLRSKYSTLEYTLPVYGFAAIVSLLLTTLVVRAPLTGYTAETYLYLILLALLPMLGGHTLINLLLRRLSLLAATVPILGEPVGAAALAWILLGEKVSTLEALLMVVVLAGIGLVLYEENRVKKEIKQGLASEGP comes from the coding sequence TTGGAAAGGGTATCGTTTACAAGGCTCAGCGGTGTGTCGGGCTGGGAGTACCTTGTCTTGGCTCTAGCAGTAGCGAACGTTTCAACAGCGTCGATACTGGTGAGACTTGCTGGTGTCCACGGTTTCGCAGCTGCTACCTGGAGGCTTGTACTGAGCACGATACTCACGGCCGCCATACTGGTGGCAGCATATGCTGTGAAAAAACACAGGAAGCCGGTGCTGCCTGGGGGGGTTGACCTATTACTTGTGGCGGCATCAGGCGTAGCCCTCGCCCTCCATTTCGACCTCTGGATGGCGAGCCTCTTCCACATGAGTGTTGCTATGAGCGTCACCGTGGTCGACAGCTATCCAGCCGTCCTGGCCATCGTCGGCTTCCGGCTTTTCAAGGAAAAATACACTCCTCTCCAGCTCCTCGGAGCCGTTATAGCCATGGTGGGCGTAGCAGGGATAGCATTCTACTCGAGTCGGGGGGCGAGCGCACCTCCCGGAGGCGACCCTATAAAGGGATTCCTCCTGGCATTCGCGGGAATGCTGGCGGTAGCTGCATACTTCTCGATAGGAAAGGGACTTAGGAGCAAGTACTCTACCCTGGAATACACTCTCCCCGTGTACGGATTCGCAGCTATCGTAAGTTTACTCTTAACGACACTAGTAGTCCGCGCTCCTCTCACCGGCTACACGGCTGAAACCTACCTGTACCTCATACTCCTAGCGCTCCTCCCCATGCTCGGCGGCCACACTCTTATAAACCTTCTCCTCAGAAGACTCAGCCTCCTAGCAGCTACAGTGCCAATCCTGGGAGAGCCGGTGGGGGCAGCTGCCCTCGCATGGATATTGTTAGGGGAGAAGGTGAGCACGCTGGAAGCGCTACTCATGGTAGTAGTCCTTGCAGGCATCGGGCTCGTGCTATACGAGGAAAACAGGGTCAAAAAGGAGATAAAACAGGGGCTAGCATCAGAGGGGCCTTAG
- a CDS encoding Na+/H+ antiporter NhaC family protein, with protein MPEDKRFSYITFPLLPPLLAIALAIVTRQVLPALFLGVWAGGLMLTGYNPISATAQSLEWIVENATDSWNATILIFDFIIGAFVGLLFASGALHSAASAIAGRVRSALGATLASWIMGVIVFFDDYANTIVVGSTMRPIADRLRVSREMLSYIVDSTAAPVAGMMLVSTWIGFEVGLIKEAIATLEEEALAGLIPAAPTIEAYAAWLQSVPYRFYSIFALLLVLLVVLTRRHFGPMLKAEHRAVATGKVLRDGAQPLMPTETVLGEKPAAKTHAPAWLFAVSIAVLIGVTLLGMWVTGGGDRWWETSFIDALMNADSATALLWGSFAAYLVALAGALATRSLSFSTAMEYTVKGMYLMVYANAILLLAWSIKSAADAVGTAEYVVHLATAAGVSPLLVPPIIFLSAMFISFTTGTSWGTFGIMMPIAVPMAWKLAIQTGDVDLAYTVMYASIAAVFAGGIYGDHSSPISDTTIMSSMFTGADHIDHVNTQIPYALWAAITGGVLYVLFAIGVTSPLILLPVGLVVLTVGHYFISEWYGRLVGLPSKVPNYAEPLEREGE; from the coding sequence ATGCCCGAGGATAAGAGGTTCAGCTATATAACGTTTCCTCTGCTACCACCCTTACTCGCCATAGCGTTAGCTATAGTGACCCGTCAAGTGCTTCCAGCACTCTTCCTAGGTGTTTGGGCTGGAGGTTTAATGCTTACTGGATATAATCCTATCAGTGCCACCGCCCAGAGTTTGGAGTGGATTGTTGAGAATGCTACTGACTCTTGGAACGCAACTATCCTAATCTTCGACTTTATAATAGGTGCCTTTGTGGGTCTGCTCTTCGCCTCTGGAGCCTTACACTCCGCAGCCAGCGCCATTGCTGGAAGGGTTAGGAGTGCGCTTGGAGCCACTCTTGCCTCCTGGATTATGGGAGTTATAGTCTTCTTCGACGACTACGCGAACACAATAGTTGTGGGTTCCACTATGAGGCCGATAGCCGATAGGCTGAGGGTTAGCAGGGAAATGTTGAGCTATATAGTAGACTCTACGGCCGCACCAGTAGCAGGGATGATGCTCGTCTCCACCTGGATAGGTTTCGAGGTTGGATTGATCAAGGAGGCGATTGCAACTTTAGAGGAGGAAGCACTAGCGGGACTAATCCCGGCAGCTCCAACTATCGAGGCGTATGCTGCTTGGCTACAGTCGGTCCCCTACAGGTTCTACAGCATATTCGCATTGCTATTAGTCCTCCTAGTAGTATTAACGAGGCGTCATTTCGGGCCAATGCTCAAAGCTGAACATAGAGCGGTCGCGACTGGCAAAGTTTTGAGGGATGGAGCCCAGCCTTTAATGCCGACCGAGACTGTGCTCGGGGAGAAGCCAGCGGCTAAAACGCACGCTCCTGCTTGGCTATTCGCGGTTTCGATAGCAGTGCTCATCGGGGTTACCCTCTTGGGCATGTGGGTCACCGGAGGTGGTGATAGATGGTGGGAGACCTCCTTCATAGATGCACTTATGAACGCCGACTCGGCAACCGCACTTCTATGGGGAAGCTTTGCAGCCTATCTCGTAGCTCTAGCAGGCGCCCTTGCAACGCGGAGCCTCAGCTTCTCGACAGCAATGGAGTACACCGTTAAAGGTATGTACTTGATGGTCTATGCCAACGCGATACTATTGCTGGCCTGGAGTATCAAAAGTGCGGCAGATGCCGTGGGTACTGCCGAGTACGTTGTACACTTAGCTACGGCAGCTGGCGTTAGCCCTCTCCTCGTGCCTCCAATCATCTTCCTTTCAGCCATGTTCATATCATTCACTACAGGAACTAGCTGGGGTACGTTTGGTATTATGATGCCCATAGCCGTCCCAATGGCGTGGAAACTAGCCATCCAGACGGGAGATGTGGACCTAGCCTACACAGTTATGTACGCTTCCATAGCTGCAGTATTTGCAGGAGGTATTTATGGCGATCACTCGTCTCCTATAAGCGACACTACAATCATGTCCTCAATGTTTACAGGAGCTGACCATATAGACCACGTCAACACGCAGATCCCCTACGCACTATGGGCCGCGATAACGGGTGGAGTCCTCTATGTACTCTTCGCCATAGGTGTTACGTCGCCTCTAATACTGCTCCCTGTAGGTCTAGTTGTCCTCACCGTTGGACACTATTTCATAAGTGAATGGTATGGAAGGCTCGTAGGTCTACCGTCTAAAGTTCCAAACTATGCAGAACCTCTTGAGAGGGAAGGAGAATAG
- a CDS encoding YbaK/EbsC family protein, whose amino-acid sequence MEKVEEWIKARGLTWRLLIMQKPTRTVAEAAALLGVSESEIVKTLIVLDNAGGVYAVVIPGDKRLNINSMKELAGKPVRLARANEVVELTGYPVGGVPPVALPPNIVLVVDRILLSRKKVYGGGGRENALLEFSPRELVEATGAVVADVSE is encoded by the coding sequence TTGGAAAAGGTTGAGGAGTGGATTAAAGCTAGAGGATTGACTTGGAGACTATTGATTATGCAGAAGCCTACTAGAACGGTCGCTGAAGCTGCTGCCCTCCTCGGCGTGAGCGAATCTGAAATTGTGAAGACTCTCATAGTTCTGGACAATGCGGGGGGAGTGTATGCTGTGGTCATTCCGGGTGATAAGCGGTTAAACATCAATAGTATGAAGGAGCTGGCTGGTAAGCCTGTTAGGCTGGCTAGAGCTAATGAGGTTGTGGAGCTAACAGGATACCCTGTAGGTGGTGTCCCCCCCGTAGCTCTCCCGCCGAATATTGTTCTAGTGGTTGACAGGATTCTTCTTAGCAGGAAGAAAGTGTATGGGGGAGGAGGCAGGGAGAATGCGTTACTAGAGTTTAGCCCTCGAGAGCTTGTCGAAGCTACGGGTGCTGTTGTAGCAGATGTTTCGGAGTAA
- a CDS encoding TRAP transporter permease: MKRPKPSAENIYIIASLFFTVALLYYYYTGLGGPILLATVMVPYTVFLALLALYIRGGPISKLPRAANAVLVVLSLIAALTVSGYIVSEFRELNTVRMGSYNTLDIIVGGTAFALVMFAALLKYRAIFILNVLLFIYTLNGSWAPYPFDHPGIRLERIITAMSVEFETGVFEKLPQLALTLIGAFMLFISIAQAFGAVDSVIRLVIGALGSRPRLLPQAAVVGSMVIAMVSGSGAANAASTGSITIPLMKKAGMPPVKAAAIETASSIGGQLMPPIMGISAFVMADYLGVSYFDVVARGWAPALIYYIGLAAAVYLASKAFLSGTAALNIGYGRLEVYKATSLMASILLLIILMGARREYPAYAALQSSILLLALLAAAEASRGKSLHEVAGRILARLAETLKIFSGFVADITILLAALGVMTGLMTITGIPTRVGFLLLEVGAGNKILLVMLAFVFGYLVGLGLPPVVTYILTVVVIGPYMLQAGFNPWAVHFYAFLLGVMSELSPPTSVTAAVTSRIAGAGFVETMIESIKFAMPLFTVMAGVLLEPGLVAEPGISQLLPAAKVLAATIAVVAGLSSKIYIAARTALVIAGIVILVIL, translated from the coding sequence TTGAAGAGGCCGAAGCCTAGCGCCGAGAACATTTACATCATAGCCTCCCTTTTTTTCACAGTAGCCCTCCTCTACTATTACTACACCGGGCTAGGAGGCCCAATACTCCTAGCTACTGTCATGGTCCCCTACACAGTGTTCCTAGCCCTCCTAGCGCTCTACATTAGGGGCGGGCCAATATCAAAGCTCCCCCGAGCAGCCAACGCCGTGCTAGTTGTGCTGAGCCTGATAGCAGCCCTCACCGTATCAGGCTATATAGTCTCCGAGTTCAGGGAACTGAATACTGTTCGCATGGGATCCTACAATACCCTTGATATTATAGTGGGCGGGACGGCCTTCGCCCTAGTGATGTTCGCCGCGCTCCTCAAATATAGAGCCATCTTCATACTCAACGTGCTCCTCTTCATTTACACTTTAAACGGTAGCTGGGCGCCGTACCCATTCGATCATCCAGGGATAAGGCTGGAGAGGATCATAACAGCTATGAGCGTCGAATTCGAGACAGGAGTATTCGAGAAACTGCCCCAGCTTGCCCTAACATTGATAGGGGCGTTCATGCTCTTCATAAGCATAGCCCAGGCCTTCGGCGCTGTCGACAGTGTTATACGCCTCGTCATCGGCGCGCTAGGCTCCAGGCCAAGGCTTCTACCCCAGGCTGCGGTAGTGGGTAGCATGGTAATAGCAATGGTCAGCGGTAGTGGTGCTGCCAACGCGGCATCCACGGGAAGCATAACGATTCCGCTGATGAAGAAGGCTGGTATGCCGCCTGTAAAGGCTGCTGCGATAGAGACTGCCTCGAGTATAGGCGGCCAGCTGATGCCCCCTATCATGGGTATAAGCGCCTTCGTGATGGCTGACTACCTTGGAGTCTCCTACTTCGATGTAGTAGCAAGGGGCTGGGCCCCCGCGCTGATATATTATATAGGCCTTGCCGCCGCCGTCTACCTGGCCTCCAAAGCCTTCCTATCCGGCACAGCCGCCTTGAATATCGGTTATGGAAGGCTGGAGGTCTACAAGGCGACTAGCCTAATGGCCTCAATACTACTGCTGATAATACTAATGGGTGCCAGGAGGGAGTACCCTGCCTACGCAGCCCTCCAGTCTTCCATACTTCTCCTGGCCCTACTAGCAGCTGCAGAAGCCTCGAGAGGAAAGAGTCTACACGAGGTGGCCGGAAGGATTCTAGCCAGGCTAGCGGAAACGCTCAAAATATTCTCCGGGTTCGTGGCCGACATAACCATACTCCTGGCAGCGCTCGGCGTCATGACGGGACTGATGACCATAACTGGTATACCAACTAGGGTGGGCTTCCTCCTACTAGAAGTGGGGGCTGGCAACAAGATCCTCCTCGTCATGCTCGCCTTCGTCTTCGGATACCTAGTAGGTCTGGGGCTTCCTCCCGTCGTGACATATATTCTAACAGTGGTTGTAATAGGCCCGTACATGCTGCAGGCTGGGTTCAACCCGTGGGCAGTACACTTTTATGCATTCCTCCTCGGGGTCATGAGCGAGCTCAGCCCTCCCACGAGCGTCACTGCAGCCGTCACAAGCAGGATAGCTGGGGCAGGTTTCGTGGAAACTATGATCGAGTCGATTAAGTTCGCCATGCCACTATTCACCGTAATGGCTGGAGTACTTCTGGAGCCAGGTCTGGTAGCCGAGCCTGGGATCTCCCAGCTCCTCCCAGCGGCTAAGGTCCTCGCAGCTACTATAGCCGTTGTAGCAGGGTTGAGTAGCAAGATCTACATAGCAGCCAGGACAGCCCTAGTTATAGCAGGTATCGTAATCCTCGTTATACTATAA
- a CDS encoding TAXI family TRAP transporter solute-binding subunit, translating to MAENRNLLIAVGAVVVVLIILVAGYMLLGGGEEQAPAATPTETQTGVGETTTSPEAEKLVIRWGTSRVGSSGYKALTTLAQVLNREIPEIEIVVEPQSGAIASMKGFAKGDLDGAYGADIAFKEMYTSTGRFEGFTADRLPVQTLWVFTIDIGLAVPKDRADEFKCWSDFDGKTIFTLPLGWDTGTALRNALDALGINYNHKELDLEAVATSLSRGDIVATGVYVTGERSVAPWIQNMLAQIDLVVVNPCPEEIDKLEQAGIPVARVSANTFPEPVGVDEFVGVRIFYGFHTGLNLSEDIVYKIIKTTYDNIDELASLDPAFSQLKEDFVGFQVQAIESLADLVPVHPGLAKFLKEMGAWKEEWKIAGS from the coding sequence TTGGCCGAGAATAGGAACCTATTAATAGCTGTAGGAGCCGTAGTAGTCGTGCTGATTATCCTCGTTGCAGGATATATGCTCCTGGGGGGAGGTGAGGAGCAAGCTCCTGCAGCGACGCCTACAGAGACGCAGACAGGAGTCGGTGAGACTACAACATCCCCCGAGGCCGAGAAGCTAGTTATAAGATGGGGCACCTCCAGGGTAGGCTCCAGCGGTTACAAGGCCCTCACAACTTTAGCCCAAGTGCTAAACAGGGAGATTCCTGAGATTGAGATAGTGGTTGAGCCTCAGTCCGGTGCAATAGCAAGTATGAAAGGATTTGCCAAAGGCGATCTAGACGGGGCTTATGGTGCTGATATAGCTTTTAAAGAGATGTACACAAGCACTGGAAGGTTTGAGGGATTCACGGCTGACAGACTGCCCGTCCAAACCCTATGGGTGTTCACTATTGACATTGGCCTCGCGGTACCCAAGGATAGGGCCGACGAGTTCAAGTGCTGGAGCGACTTTGACGGGAAGACTATCTTCACGCTCCCCCTGGGCTGGGATACAGGTACAGCACTTAGGAACGCTCTCGACGCCCTCGGAATTAACTACAACCACAAGGAGCTGGATCTCGAGGCCGTAGCCACCAGCCTCAGCAGGGGAGACATAGTGGCCACAGGGGTCTACGTCACTGGAGAGAGGAGCGTGGCGCCGTGGATACAGAACATGCTAGCCCAGATCGACCTTGTGGTTGTCAACCCGTGTCCAGAGGAGATTGACAAGCTAGAGCAGGCAGGCATACCCGTGGCAAGAGTCTCGGCAAACACGTTCCCAGAGCCTGTTGGCGTTGACGAGTTCGTCGGTGTCAGGATTTTCTATGGGTTCCATACCGGGCTAAACCTTAGTGAAGACATAGTATACAAGATTATAAAGACCACCTACGATAACATAGACGAGCTGGCAAGCCTAGACCCCGCTTTCAGCCAGCTTAAGGAGGACTTCGTGGGATTCCAGGTACAGGCGATAGAGTCGCTCGCGGACCTAGTCCCTGTCCACCCAGGCCTGGCGAAGTTCCTCAAGGAAATGGGGGCATGGAAGGAGGAGTGGAAGATAGCGGGCTCCTAA
- a CDS encoding indole-3-glycerol-phosphate synthase produces MRDSFLQKAIASAKDRTSLLEEIAGNCSPKPGRPSLSSSIREWVYRVGGAVIAEYKRCSPSAGAISTLDPVSYVQATRDASAAYSVLTEPNWFCGSIELIPYFARYKPVLAKDFIVSETQIRIAACMGASAALLIMEALTPRELQELAAAASRYGVEVLVETPDASHAVEASRLAPGSIIGVNSRDLKTLRVDYEAMLREVSKAREQLPGEVILVAESGIDSPDKALKAFKAGAQAILVGTAFMKNPQLREKILAELLQIP; encoded by the coding sequence GTGAGAGATAGCTTCCTGCAGAAGGCAATAGCCAGTGCGAAGGACAGGACCTCCCTGTTAGAGGAAATCGCGGGGAACTGTAGCCCCAAGCCTGGTAGGCCTAGCCTCTCCAGCTCGATAAGGGAGTGGGTGTACCGTGTAGGCGGAGCGGTAATAGCCGAGTACAAGAGGTGTAGCCCTTCCGCTGGTGCAATATCCACCCTTGATCCAGTGAGCTATGTACAAGCCACTAGAGATGCCTCGGCCGCATATAGCGTTCTAACAGAGCCGAACTGGTTCTGCGGAAGCATAGAGTTAATACCCTACTTCGCCAGGTACAAACCGGTCCTTGCCAAGGACTTCATAGTGAGTGAAACCCAGATCAGGATTGCAGCCTGTATGGGAGCATCGGCGGCGCTCCTAATAATGGAGGCACTAACCCCGAGAGAACTTCAGGAACTCGCAGCCGCTGCCTCCAGATACGGTGTCGAAGTGCTAGTTGAAACGCCCGACGCCAGCCACGCTGTCGAGGCTTCTAGGCTTGCCCCTGGATCGATTATAGGGGTGAACAGCAGAGATCTGAAAACACTCAGGGTGGACTATGAAGCTATGTTGAGAGAGGTCTCCAAGGCCAGAGAACAGCTGCCGGGAGAAGTGATACTAGTAGCTGAAAGCGGGATAGACTCTCCCGATAAAGCACTTAAGGCTTTCAAAGCAGGGGCACAAGCCATTCTCGTAGGGACAGCCTTCATGAAAAACCCTCAGCTACGGGAAAAAATATTGGCAGAACTCCTCCAGATCCCCTAG
- a CDS encoding phosphoribosylanthranilate isomerase produces MKVKICGVKKLESALQLDGLVDYIGFVHSLLGGPRSVPLEAARIMASQIEKSKTVLVVHGSSPSYAAAAADGFDVLQYHEPLLPSSAASLQATLDPLGVTLAVVVEYTGSAWKPQEPCGYINELNKEGVEPEYILLDTTKGLRDRIPLNEAAKASRCSHRVGLAGGLTPRDACKAVETGVSLIDVSRGVETGVPGVKDPLLSAELIMGAKRCSS; encoded by the coding sequence GTGAAAGTGAAGATATGCGGGGTCAAAAAGCTAGAGTCTGCACTGCAGCTCGACGGGCTGGTTGACTACATCGGGTTCGTGCACAGCCTCCTGGGAGGCCCGAGGAGTGTTCCCCTGGAGGCGGCCAGAATCATGGCTTCTCAAATCGAGAAGAGCAAGACCGTCCTAGTAGTCCACGGGTCTTCGCCCAGCTATGCAGCCGCAGCCGCAGACGGCTTCGACGTACTACAGTACCACGAGCCCCTTCTCCCCTCATCGGCTGCCAGCCTCCAGGCTACATTAGACCCTCTAGGAGTCACCCTGGCAGTCGTGGTCGAGTACACTGGCTCCGCTTGGAAGCCTCAGGAGCCCTGTGGCTACATAAATGAGCTAAACAAAGAGGGAGTGGAGCCAGAGTACATCCTACTCGACACTACTAAGGGTTTGAGAGACAGAATCCCTCTCAACGAGGCAGCAAAAGCGTCCAGATGCAGCCACCGAGTGGGGCTAGCCGGAGGATTAACTCCAAGAGACGCATGCAAGGCTGTGGAAACAGGGGTTTCACTGATAGATGTGAGTAGAGGCGTTGAGACAGGAGTGCCCGGCGTTAAAGACCCACTCTTATCCGCAGAGCTTATCATGGGCGCTAAGAGGTGTAGTTCGTGA